In Candidatus Cloacimonadota bacterium, the following proteins share a genomic window:
- a CDS encoding secondary thiamine-phosphate synthase enzyme YjbQ gives MISFRKELWFNTTKRREYINITDQVQAALFESGVREGLLLVNSMHITASIFVNDDESGLHADFETWLEKLAPEKPYNQYHHNGFEDNADAHLKRQLMGREVVVAITDGKLDLGTWEQIFYGEYDGKRRKRVLVKIIGE, from the coding sequence ATGATAAGTTTCAGAAAAGAGTTGTGGTTTAATACCACAAAGAGGCGAGAATACATTAATATTACAGATCAAGTGCAAGCCGCCCTGTTTGAATCGGGGGTCAGGGAAGGTTTGCTCTTAGTAAATTCTATGCATATTACAGCCAGTATTTTTGTTAATGACGATGAATCTGGATTACATGCAGATTTTGAGACTTGGTTAGAAAAACTCGCACCGGAAAAACCGTACAATCAATATCATCATAATGGATTTGAAGATAATGCTGATGCTCATTTAAAAAGACAATTAATGGGACGAGAGGTTGTAGTTGCCATTACAGATGGTAAGCTCGATCTGGGCACCTGGGAACAAATATTCTACGGCGAATACGATGGCAAGCGCCGAAAACGAGTATTAGTAAAAATAATTGGCGAATAA